DNA from Halobaculum sp. XH14:
CGTATCTTGCTATCCGGGGGCGAGGTCGCCCTCGCCGGGACCGACTCGGCGAACCGGTCGCGCGGCGTCTCCGATCAGGCGGCCGACCCGTCCGATTCGGTCCCCGCGTCGTCCGAGGCGGCGTCATCGGCCGAACTCTCGTCGGTCGCCGCGACCTCCTCGACGACGGCATCCGGGTCGATGCCCCGCTCCTCGGCGAGCGCGACGACGAGCGCGCGCTGCTCGGCCAGTTCGCCCTCGACCCGCTCGACGCGCTGCTCGGTGGTGGAGACGGTGTCGCGCATCCGGTCGACCTCCTCGCGCATCTCGTTCACCCTCGCGTACAGTTTCTCGGCGGTGTCGGCGACCGTCTGGATCTTCTTGGCCGTGCTTCCCAGTCCCATGGCCGGTCTATGCGACCCGCACGCCCTGTGTCTTGTGGTGTGCGGTTCGACGGGAACGAACCCACGTGCTTTTGCTCCCCGTCGCCGACCACCCGCCATGACGACGAGCCGCGACCCTCGATTCCTCCTGACGAACGACGACGGCATCGGGACGGTCGGCTTCCGGGCCCTCTACGACGCGCTCTCGTCAGTCGGCGAGGTGATCGCGGTCGCCCCCGCCGACGACCGGAGCGCGGTCGGCCGCTCGATGTCCCACGGCGTGAGCGTCGAGGAACACGAACTCGGCTACGCCATCGAGGGCACGCCGGCCGACTGTACGGTCGCCGGACTCGAATCGCTCTGTCCCGACGTGGACATGGTCGTCTCCGGGTGCAACAAGGGCGCGAACCTCGGGTCGTACGTCCTCGGCCGCTCGGGAACCGTCTCCGCGGCCGTCGAGGCGGCGTTCTTCGACGTGCCCGCCATCGCCATCTCGCTGTACATCCCCGCGGGGACCGGCGAGTCGTACCGGGAGTTCGAGGTGACCGAAAGCGACTACGCCGAGGCGACGCGCGCGGCGCGCTATCTCGCCGAGCACGCCGAGGACGCGGGCGTGTTCGACACCGCGGAGTACCTGAACGTGAACGCGCCCTGGCCGGACGAGTCGCCCGCGAGGATGGTCGTCACGCGACCCTCGACGCTGTACGACATGACCGCCGAGCGCGACGGGGACC
Protein-coding regions in this window:
- a CDS encoding DUF5798 family protein, giving the protein MGLGSTAKKIQTVADTAEKLYARVNEMREEVDRMRDTVSTTEQRVERVEGELAEQRALVVALAEERGIDPDAVVEEVAATDESSADDAASDDAGTESDGSAA
- the surE gene encoding 5'/3'-nucleotidase SurE, which gives rise to MTTSRDPRFLLTNDDGIGTVGFRALYDALSSVGEVIAVAPADDRSAVGRSMSHGVSVEEHELGYAIEGTPADCTVAGLESLCPDVDMVVSGCNKGANLGSYVLGRSGTVSAAVEAAFFDVPAIAISLYIPAGTGESYREFEVTESDYAEATRAARYLAEHAEDAGVFDTAEYLNVNAPWPDESPARMVVTRPSTLYDMTAERDGDHIALHDRTWDVMKRGTVPDPVGTDRRAIADGHVSVSPLTAPHTTRHHDELDRLADSYASEAGD